In a single window of the Agrobacterium fabrum str. C58 genome:
- a CDS encoding glycosyltransferase family 32 protein translates to MTKHGYNPIAYRAIKIGGNIVKVIFSIDLFLRPGTRKTLPAHQPARRRPKSEKAIPRIIWQTNYSNRVTTPIYANFLFNRWLTPEFEYRYHDDEACQAYIDRHFPGRYADAFRRLQVGAAKADFWRILVLLQDGGIYLDIDSNFAARPEDAIGPDEEAVFIAMKDGEVTNYFMASRPGHPALKLIADRIAQNIEEGTLVSVYDMTGPTVVHAVVKELGLPERNYREMCTQGQFTNKRAQYADKKDGAWWAEQAKTSILKS, encoded by the coding sequence TTGACTAAGCATGGCTACAACCCCATTGCGTACCGCGCGATCAAGATCGGCGGCAACATCGTCAAGGTCATCTTCTCCATCGATCTGTTCCTGCGGCCCGGCACAAGAAAGACGCTTCCAGCGCACCAGCCGGCCCGCCGCCGCCCGAAATCGGAAAAAGCCATTCCACGCATCATCTGGCAGACGAATTACTCCAACCGGGTAACGACGCCGATCTATGCGAATTTCCTGTTCAACCGTTGGCTGACCCCGGAATTCGAATATCGTTATCATGATGACGAGGCGTGCCAGGCCTATATCGACCGGCATTTTCCCGGGCGTTACGCCGATGCCTTCCGCCGGCTGCAGGTGGGTGCCGCCAAGGCGGATTTCTGGCGCATTCTGGTCCTTTTGCAGGATGGCGGTATCTATCTCGACATCGATTCCAATTTCGCGGCCCGCCCGGAAGATGCGATCGGCCCGGATGAAGAAGCCGTCTTCATCGCCATGAAAGATGGCGAAGTGACGAATTATTTCATGGCCTCCAGACCCGGTCACCCGGCGCTGAAGCTGATCGCCGACCGTATTGCCCAGAATATCGAAGAGGGAACGCTCGTCAGCGTTTATGACATGACCGGCCCGACGGTAGTGCATGCCGTCGTCAAGGAGCTTGGTCTGCCGGAGCGCAATTACCGTGAGATGTGCACCCAGGGGCAATTCACCAACAAACGCGCCCAATATGCCGACAAGAAAGATGGTGCCTGGTGGGCGGAGCAGGCGAAGACGTCCATCCTCAAGAGCTAA
- a CDS encoding cisplatin damage response ATP-dependent DNA ligase, whose translation MKAFATLLDRLVLTPSRNGKLKLLTDYFRDTPDPDRGYGLAAIAGTLDLKSVKPAMLRELVMERMDEVLFRYSYDYVGDLAETISLVWGNIGGVDDAEAQDPRLGEVVTLMNSLGRTEVRGAVRDLLDRLDTSSRFAFLKLATGSLRIGVSARLARQALADFADKDITEIETLWHGLTPPYTTLFSWLEGNSDRPLLATPAIFHSVMLATPVADGDLDALDPADYAAEWKWDGIRVQLSRAGETRKLYSRSGDDISGAFPDVLDAIEFEGVMDGELLVGGTARSNNLTRTFSDLQQRLNRKTVTAKMRDDYPAFIRAYDLLFEGESDIRAQTYLERRNRLSDIIERAPHDRFDLSPLIGFSSWSELDTLRAAPPDPVIEGVMIKRRDSTYQAGRAKGPWFKWKRDPYNIDAVMMYAQRGHGKRSSYYSDFTFGVWAEGEDGEQLVPVGKAYFGFTDAELEVLDKFVRDNTVERFGPVRAVRATPDFGFVLEVAFEGINRSTRHKSGVAMRFPRIARLRADKLPAEADRLSTLVAMIDGVEG comes from the coding sequence ATGAAAGCCTTCGCCACCCTTCTCGACCGCCTTGTCCTCACGCCGTCGCGCAACGGCAAGCTGAAGCTGCTCACCGATTATTTCCGCGATACGCCCGATCCCGACCGGGGCTACGGGTTGGCGGCCATTGCCGGCACGCTGGACCTCAAAAGCGTTAAACCGGCCATGCTGCGCGAGCTGGTTATGGAGCGCATGGACGAGGTGCTGTTCCGTTATTCCTACGATTATGTCGGCGATCTGGCCGAGACCATTTCGCTGGTCTGGGGCAATATCGGCGGCGTGGATGATGCGGAGGCGCAGGATCCGCGCCTCGGCGAAGTCGTGACGCTGATGAACTCGCTGGGGCGTACCGAGGTGCGCGGCGCGGTGCGCGATCTGCTTGACCGGCTCGATACCTCCTCCCGTTTCGCTTTCCTCAAACTCGCCACCGGCAGCCTGCGTATCGGCGTTTCGGCGCGGCTGGCGCGGCAGGCGCTGGCGGATTTCGCGGATAAGGACATCACTGAAATCGAGACCCTTTGGCATGGTCTGACGCCCCCCTACACCACGCTATTCTCCTGGCTGGAGGGCAACTCCGACCGCCCGCTGCTGGCAACGCCCGCCATCTTCCATTCGGTGATGCTGGCGACACCGGTCGCCGATGGCGATCTCGATGCGCTGGATCCCGCCGACTATGCAGCAGAGTGGAAATGGGACGGTATCCGTGTGCAATTGTCCCGGGCCGGCGAAACGCGAAAGCTCTATTCCCGCTCCGGCGACGATATTTCCGGTGCTTTCCCGGATGTGCTTGACGCCATCGAATTCGAAGGCGTGATGGATGGCGAATTGCTGGTCGGTGGCACCGCGCGATCCAACAATCTCACCCGCACCTTCTCGGATTTGCAGCAGCGGCTGAACCGCAAGACGGTAACGGCGAAGATGCGGGATGACTATCCCGCTTTCATCCGCGCTTATGACCTGCTGTTCGAGGGCGAGAGCGACATTCGCGCGCAAACCTACCTGGAGCGCCGCAACCGGCTGTCTGACATCATCGAGCGCGCGCCGCATGATCGCTTCGACCTCTCGCCGTTGATCGGCTTCTCCAGCTGGTCGGAACTCGACACTTTGCGCGCCGCACCGCCCGATCCTGTCATCGAAGGGGTGATGATCAAGCGCCGCGACAGCACCTATCAGGCCGGGCGCGCCAAGGGGCCCTGGTTCAAGTGGAAACGCGATCCCTACAATATCGACGCCGTTATGATGTATGCCCAGCGTGGCCACGGCAAAAGATCGAGCTATTATTCCGATTTCACCTTCGGTGTCTGGGCGGAAGGCGAGGATGGTGAACAGCTCGTGCCTGTCGGAAAGGCCTATTTCGGTTTCACCGATGCCGAACTGGAAGTGCTGGACAAGTTCGTGCGCGACAATACGGTCGAGCGTTTCGGCCCGGTGCGGGCGGTGCGCGCCACACCGGATTTCGGTTTCGTGCTGGAGGTGGCCTTCGAAGGCATCAACCGCTCCACCCGCCACAAGTCAGGCGTTGCCATGCGGTTTCCGCGTATTGCAAGGTTGCGCGCCGACAAGCTGCCAGCCGAGGCCGACAGGCTCTCGACGCTGGTGGCGATGATCGATGGTGTGGAAGGTTAG
- a CDS encoding alpha/beta hydrolase family protein: MPDKRFLSSAFGQEESGTSIPSLTRRSLLAGAMGLSAAAFLPPRAKAGIVAPEVLPLERQDYAEARKRFHTHLLRKMAAPEKSSVLGTPPGAERVTYPGGPDGSIELVAWLSHYQPSKTLKPAVLFLHGGNATGDGHWALMKPYWEAGYVVLLPSFRGENGQSGHYSGFYNETADALAAATYLENLPGIDRNRFFIAGHSNGGTLTLLAAMSRKFRAAAPISAGVNSWRYFNRYSDEICFDETDEREFIMRSSVCFGPSLKCPALLLRGTEERPFDADHQLFVDRALTSGFKIDKKLLPGTHNGVVPHAVEESIRLFNAFV; this comes from the coding sequence ATGCCAGACAAACGCTTTCTTTCCTCAGCCTTCGGACAGGAAGAGAGCGGCACGAGCATCCCGAGCCTGACCCGGCGAAGCCTGCTGGCCGGTGCCATGGGTCTGTCGGCGGCCGCATTTTTACCACCCCGCGCGAAAGCGGGCATTGTCGCCCCCGAGGTGCTGCCACTGGAACGGCAGGATTATGCGGAGGCGCGCAAACGGTTCCACACCCATCTCCTGCGAAAGATGGCCGCGCCGGAAAAATCATCGGTTCTCGGCACGCCACCGGGCGCGGAACGCGTCACCTATCCCGGCGGGCCGGATGGTTCGATCGAACTTGTCGCCTGGCTCTCCCATTACCAGCCCTCAAAAACGTTGAAACCCGCGGTCCTGTTTCTCCACGGCGGCAATGCCACCGGTGATGGCCATTGGGCGCTGATGAAGCCCTATTGGGAAGCGGGCTATGTCGTGCTTTTACCGTCTTTCCGCGGGGAGAACGGCCAGAGCGGCCATTATTCCGGTTTTTACAACGAAACGGCGGATGCGCTGGCGGCGGCGACCTATCTGGAAAATCTGCCCGGCATCGATAGAAACCGCTTCTTCATCGCCGGCCATTCCAATGGCGGCACGCTGACGCTTCTGGCCGCCATGAGCCGCAAGTTCCGCGCCGCAGCCCCCATCTCCGCCGGTGTCAATTCCTGGCGTTATTTCAACCGCTATAGCGACGAGATCTGTTTCGACGAGACCGACGAGCGCGAATTCATCATGCGCTCCTCCGTCTGCTTCGGCCCCAGCCTCAAATGTCCGGCGCTGCTTCTGCGCGGCACGGAGGAGCGGCCGTTTGATGCCGATCACCAGCTTTTCGTGGATCGCGCCCTGACATCCGGATTCAAGATCGACAAAAAACTGCTGCCCGGCACCCACAATGGCGTGGTGCCGCATGCGGTGGAGGAGAGCATCCGCCTTTTCAACGCATTTGTTTGA